A region from the Pristiophorus japonicus isolate sPriJap1 chromosome 14, sPriJap1.hap1, whole genome shotgun sequence genome encodes:
- the LOC139279501 gene encoding t-SNARE domain-containing protein 1-like — translation MSEKKTLRKVKDGQRLRTLWFTDEELDALVSAVEARYRHLTRDGHGKPPPASYQWIWKEIGEAMSAVGTIVRDGDQCRKRWNDIVAVVRKKLSTYASEQRRMGGGPPKVLEINDWEQHALALVGGHNYAISHGGADPLPQHVFCHLPHPERGATSC, via the exons ATGAGTGAGAAGAAGACCCTGAGAAaagtcaaagatgggcagaggctGAGGACGCTATGGTTTACGGACGAGGAGCTGGACGCACTTGTCTCTGCGGTGGAGGCAAGGTATCGGCACCTTACCAGGGATGGTCATGGGAAGCCACCCCCGGCCTCGTACCAGTGGATCTGGAAGGAAATTGGGGAGGCCATGTCTGCAGTGGGGACAATTGTAAGGGATGGAGACCAATGTCGCAAAAGGTGGAATGACATTGTAGCTGTAGTCAGA aagaaattgtcaaCCTACGCCTCCGAGCAGCGACGCATGGGAGGAGGCCCACCAAAGGTGCTGGAGATAAATGACTGGGAGCAGCATGCATTAGCCTTGGTGGGTGGGCACAACTATGCAATCAGCCACGGTGGTGCTGACCCCTTGCCACAGCATG TTTTCTGCCATCTCCCCCATCCCGAAAGAGGAGCCACTTCATGCTAG